Part of the Lentisphaera araneosa HTCC2155 genome, ACCGTAAGCGAGTTCGTAAGGGATGAAAAGTTCCCATTTGTCACCAGCTTTCATGAGCTGAAGAGCTTCCTGCCAGCCTTGGATAACGCCATTCACTGGGAATGAAACAGTTTCGCCACGCTGGTAAGAGCTATCGAAAACTTCGCCGTTGATTAAACGACCTTCGTAGTGAGTTTCTACTGTGCATGAAGCTGTAGGAGTTTGACCATCGCCACTATTGACAACGCGGTACTGAAGACCACTTGCCGTAGTTGTGATGCCATCTTTCTTGCCGTTTTCAGCGAGGAAGTCGATTCCAGCAGCTGCGAGCTCTTTAGATTGCTCAGCTTGTTTAGCTTGCATGCGCTCTTGGAGTGCACCGAAAACAGCTTGCTCATCAGCAGCAGTGAAAGGGTTTTCTTTACCTTCAGAAGCGTCGAGGAGGCTAGCTCCGAGTACTTTGAAATCGAGTTCATCTGCAAGGCCTTGGCCTTTGAGATTGTCAAAAATTTGACGACCAATCATAGTCGACAATTTTTCTTGGTCTGTGCTCATATGTATTCCTTTTGTTTTGAGATGGCTGAGTATAAGGGTCGAAGCGAAGCTTTCAAGCTATTGATGTCATGCTCATAAGGCCGATAAAACTGAGTCTTTGGTCGATGACTACTGGCCTCAGTTATATTGTTTTCGTTCAAAGTTTAATGCTTATGAAATTTCCCTTGTAATTCGTAGTAATCAGTATTAGCTTCATGTGAATTCAGACTATTTTATTGAGGTACTTTATGAGATTTTTATTATTGTTATTTTTCTTTTCTTTCCCAGTCTTTTCCAAAGACTTAATTGCAGTCTACCGCTTGGGCCATGTTATGGGCGAGACTTTGCCTGAGCCGGGGATTAATGAAATTCTCAATCCCGAGAAAATTCGTCCCTTAAATTTTATGCACTTACTCTCTTGCTTAAATTATTGTGTGAGTAAGGATGACGTCAAAGCCGTCGTCCTCTATGCCGAAGGCATGCGCTTGGGTTTGGCA contains:
- a CDS encoding FKBP-type peptidyl-prolyl cis-trans isomerase, with protein sequence MSTDQEKLSTMIGRQIFDNLKGQGLADELDFKVLGASLLDASEGKENPFTAADEQAVFGALQERMQAKQAEQSKELAAAGIDFLAENGKKDGITTTASGLQYRVVNSGDGQTPTASCTVETHYEGRLINGEVFDSSYQRGETVSFPVNGVIQGWQEALQLMKAGDKWELFIPYELAYGAAGSPPKIGPCETLVFDIELIAVK